The following proteins come from a genomic window of Methylorubrum populi:
- the ctaD gene encoding cytochrome c oxidase subunit I: MSGASSDASTLANPRELDLGLPVSYLAEGHSVRSWLLTTDHKRIAILYALSITFFFFIGGAAATLVRLELFTPQGDVVGADTYNKLFSLHGIVMVWFFLIPSIPTTMGNFLLPLMIGARDLAFPKLNLISWYLNMAGGLLTLAAVLAGGIDTGWTFYVPYSTVFSNTFVTLAVLGVFVSGFSTIATGVNFIATVHYLRAPGMTWFRLPLFVWSMYTTSLIFVLATPVLALTLILVVAERTFGLPIFDPARGGDTILFQHLFWFYSHPAVYIMILPAMGVISEVITCYARRRIFGYSFMVYALVAIAVIGFFTWGHHMFTSGMSPFAALVFSFLSFIVAVPSAIKVFNWTATLYRGQIGFESPMLYALGFLGLFTMGGLTGLFLASVPIDVHVQDTYFVVAHFHYIMVGASVSAYFAGLHFWWPKVTGRMYPESWARFAALLMFFGFNLTFFPQFIAGYLGMPRRYYSYPPEFQVWNVLSSSGAAVLAVAYLMPLGYLTWSLFYGSRALNDPWNASGLEWRTTSPPPRQNFFGNPQVLAPPYDYHPEATPPGDEPRIAEEGALT, from the coding sequence ATGAGCGGCGCCTCGTCCGATGCCTCGACGCTGGCCAATCCCCGCGAGCTGGATCTCGGCCTGCCGGTCAGCTACCTCGCCGAGGGGCACAGCGTGCGCTCCTGGCTGCTCACCACCGATCACAAGCGCATCGCGATCCTCTACGCGCTCTCGATCACGTTCTTCTTCTTCATCGGCGGCGCGGCCGCCACGCTGGTGCGGCTGGAGCTGTTCACGCCGCAGGGCGATGTCGTCGGCGCGGACACCTACAACAAGCTGTTCTCGCTGCACGGCATCGTCATGGTGTGGTTCTTCCTCATCCCGTCGATCCCGACGACGATGGGGAATTTCCTGCTGCCGCTGATGATCGGCGCGCGCGATCTCGCCTTCCCCAAGCTCAACCTGATCTCGTGGTACCTCAACATGGCCGGCGGGCTGCTGACGCTCGCCGCTGTGCTGGCGGGCGGCATCGACACCGGCTGGACCTTCTACGTTCCCTACTCGACGGTGTTCTCGAATACCTTCGTCACGCTGGCCGTGCTCGGCGTCTTCGTCTCCGGCTTCTCGACCATCGCCACGGGCGTCAACTTCATCGCCACGGTCCACTACCTGCGGGCCCCCGGAATGACGTGGTTCCGCCTGCCGCTGTTCGTGTGGTCGATGTACACGACGAGCCTGATCTTCGTGCTCGCCACGCCGGTTCTCGCCCTGACGCTGATCCTCGTCGTCGCCGAGCGCACCTTCGGCCTGCCGATCTTCGATCCGGCCCGCGGCGGCGATACGATCCTGTTCCAGCACCTGTTCTGGTTCTACTCGCATCCGGCCGTGTACATCATGATCCTGCCGGCCATGGGCGTGATCTCGGAGGTCATCACCTGCTACGCTCGGCGGCGGATCTTCGGCTATTCCTTCATGGTCTACGCCCTGGTGGCGATCGCGGTGATCGGCTTCTTCACCTGGGGCCACCACATGTTCACTTCCGGCATGTCGCCCTTCGCCGCCCTGGTGTTCTCGTTCCTCTCGTTCATCGTGGCGGTGCCCTCCGCCATCAAGGTGTTCAACTGGACCGCAACGCTCTACCGCGGCCAGATCGGCTTCGAATCGCCGATGCTCTACGCCCTTGGCTTCCTCGGCCTGTTCACCATGGGCGGGCTCACCGGCCTTTTCCTGGCCTCCGTCCCGATCGACGTCCACGTGCAGGACACCTACTTCGTCGTCGCCCATTTCCACTACATCATGGTCGGCGCCTCGGTGTCGGCCTACTTCGCCGGCCTGCACTTCTGGTGGCCGAAGGTGACGGGGCGGATGTATCCGGAGAGCTGGGCGCGCTTCGCCGCCCTGCTGATGTTCTTCGGCTTCAACCTCACCTTCTTCCCGCAATTCATCGCCGGCTATCTCGGCATGCCGCGGCGCTACTATTCCTATCCGCCGGAATTCCAGGTCTGGAACGTGCTCTCCTCCTCGGGCGCGGCGGTGCTCGCCGTCGCCTACCTGATGCCCCTCGGCTACCTCACTTGGTCGCTGTTCTACGGCAGCCGCGCCCTCAACGACCCCTGGAACGCTTCCGGCCTCGAATGGCGCACCACCTCGCCGCCGCCGCGGCAGAACTTCTTCGGCAATCCGCAGGTCCTCGCGCCGCCCTACGACTACCATCCGGAGGCGACACCGCCGGGTGACGAGCCGCGTATCGCCGAGGAAGGGGCGCTGACGTGA